In Bradysia coprophila strain Holo2 unplaced genomic scaffold, BU_Bcop_v1 contig_24, whole genome shotgun sequence, one genomic interval encodes:
- the LOC119077717 gene encoding rutC family protein UK114-like isoform X2 yields MSTIIRQIISTDNAAKPIAPFNQAIVVNQTVYLSGCIGINKETSKLVDGGVVPETIKTLENMKGILEAAGSGIDKVVKVTIFVDDMNDFAKVNEEYMKVFTTNFPARSCVQMAKLPMNAKVEIEVIALVG; encoded by the exons atgtctaCAATCATACGACAAATAATTAGCACCGACAATGCTGCAAAGCCTATAGCACCGTTCaa TCAAGCGATCGTCGTGAATCAAACCGTTTATTTATCCGGATGTATTGGAATAAATAAGGAAACATCGAAACTGGTTGACGGTGGAGTTGTACCAGAGACGATAAAGACATTGGAAAATATGAAAGGGATTCTAGAGGCTGCTGGATCTGGTATTGACAAAGTGGTTAAGGTAACCATTTTTGTCGATGATATGAATGATTTTGCGAAAGTAAACGAGGAGTACATGAAGG tGTTCACAACTAACTTCCCAGCCCGATCGTGCGTACAAATGGCCAAACTACCGATGAATGCCAAAGTTGAGATTGAAGTAATTGCCCTGGTAGGATAG
- the LOC119077717 gene encoding rutC family protein UK114-like isoform X1: MSTIIRQIISTDNAAKPIAPFNVCFSQAIVVNQTVYLSGCIGINKETSKLVDGGVVPETIKTLENMKGILEAAGSGIDKVVKVTIFVDDMNDFAKVNEEYMKVFTTNFPARSCVQMAKLPMNAKVEIEVIALVG, translated from the exons atgtctaCAATCATACGACAAATAATTAGCACCGACAATGCTGCAAAGCCTATAGCACCGTTCaa TGTTTGTTTTAGTCAAGCGATCGTCGTGAATCAAACCGTTTATTTATCCGGATGTATTGGAATAAATAAGGAAACATCGAAACTGGTTGACGGTGGAGTTGTACCAGAGACGATAAAGACATTGGAAAATATGAAAGGGATTCTAGAGGCTGCTGGATCTGGTATTGACAAAGTGGTTAAGGTAACCATTTTTGTCGATGATATGAATGATTTTGCGAAAGTAAACGAGGAGTACATGAAGG tGTTCACAACTAACTTCCCAGCCCGATCGTGCGTACAAATGGCCAAACTACCGATGAATGCCAAAGTTGAGATTGAAGTAATTGCCCTGGTAGGATAG
- the LOC119077694 gene encoding uncharacterized protein LOC119077694: MKILELLLGFGILCKTIDALSINSRNVSFSVESVLLSYHSSTCSTEDDPWKNGVQKLYDGCRTASKSFRGKAYELAEASVNSLEQFITKLIDFTSFNSTIISTSSKNILQSMSKCDRVKGDNMNMIIEIDKIFPIVAEEYKSVAVNLSEFIGDELICSFTNAYSDFATELTKFMKGFLHSCRLFNCQRRVDYKRVLQKYHSLTNTMALIDQTLLDECENEVTQDVYESVLVLHLVYFCMGLSVTGVNSCALDVQYDHNCFVSKSVKNGSLSIATALEEILEAISAVLLASITGIKDLLNSFVNVATVLNTIVEDVLGLTNDVLVTVGKLGLNLLKAKSDF, from the exons atgaaaatcttagaattaTTGCTAGGGTTTGGCATTCTTTGCAAG ACCATAGACGCCTTGAGTATAAATTCGAGAAATGTGAGCTTCAGTGTGGAAAGCGTTTTGCTAAGTTATCATAGTTCTACATGTTCAACAGAAGATGATCCTTGGAAAAATGGCGTTCAAAAATTGTACGATGGATGTAGAACGGCGTCCAAATCATTCCGTGGAAAAGCATACGAACTAGCTGAAGCGTCAGTGAATTCATTGGAGCAATTTATAacgaaattgattgatttcaccAGCTTCAATTCAACAATAATATCAACCAgttccaaaaacattttacaatcgATGAGTAAATGCGATAGGGTTAAGGGGGACAACATGAATATGATTATCGAAATCGACAAAATCTTTCCCATTGTGGCCGAAGAATACAAGTCGGTCGCCGTAAATCTATCGGAATTTATTGGTGATGAACTGATATGTTCCTTCACAAATGCCTACAGTGATTTCGCTACCGAACTTACTAAATTTATGAAAGGATTTTTACACAGTTGCCGATTGTTCAATTGCCAACGAAGAGTTGATTACAAGCGTGTTCTTCAAAAGTACCATAGTCTAACAAACACAATGGCACTCATTGATCAGACACTATTGGACGAATGTGAAAATGAAGTTACGCAGGATGTGTATGAATCAGTTTTAGTTTTGCATTTGGTCTACTTTTGTATGGGACTCTCTGTAACTGGAGTCAATAGTTGTGCATTGGATGTGCAGTACGATCATAACTGTTTCGTATCAAAAAGCGTTAAGAATGGATCGTTATCAATTGCAACTGCACTTGAAGAAATTCTTGAAGCTATTTCTGCAGTTCTCTTAGCATCCATCACCGGCATTAAAGATCTGCTAAATAGTTTCGTCAACGTAGCCACCGTCTTAAATACGATTGTAGAGGACGTTCTTGGACTAACCAACGATGTGTTAGTAACGGTTGGGAAATTAGGTCTGAATTTATTAAAAGCTAAAtccgatttttaa
- the LOC119077716 gene encoding rutC family protein UK114-like isoform X1, translating into MNSLKIIRKIISSSKAPRVAASPYNQAVIADRTVYVSGCLGLDKDTMTLMPGGAVPEMAKALENLQAVLAAAGSGVDKVVKATIFVEDMGDFANINEEYKKVFTKDFPARSCVQVAKLPMNAKVEIEVVALTGEVETVSV; encoded by the exons ATGAATTCACTGAAAATAATtcgtaaaattatttcatcttCAAAAGCTCCCAGAGTAGCAGCATCTCCATACAA TCAGGCCGTTATTGCTGATCGCACCGTTTATGTATCGGGATGTTTGGGCCTTGACAAGGATACTATGACATTGATGCCGGGTGGAGCCGTACCTGAAATGGCAAAGGctttggaaaatttacaagCTGTTTTGGCGGCTGCAGGATCTGGCGTCGATAAGGTCGTGAAAGCTACCATTTTTGTTGAGGATATGGGAGACTTTGCAAACATTAATGAAGAGTACAAGAAAG TTTTCACAAAAGACTTTCCTGCTAGATCTTGTGTACAAGTCGCTAAGCTACCAATGAACGCTAAGGTCGAAATTGAAGTGGTTGCATTAACTGGTGAGGTGGAAACTGTTTCCGTTTAA
- the LOC119077716 gene encoding rutC family protein UK114-like isoform X2 yields MSKIVRKLISTSNAPRPVAPYNQAVIADRTVYVSGCLGLDKDTMTLMPGGAVPEMAKALENLQAVLAAAGSGVDKVVKATIFVEDMGDFANINEEYKKVFTKDFPARSCVQVAKLPMNAKVEIEVVALTGEVETVSV; encoded by the exons atgtcgaaaattgtacgaaaattAATCAGCACAAGCAATGCACCCAGACCAGTTGCACCGTACAA TCAGGCCGTTATTGCTGATCGCACCGTTTATGTATCGGGATGTTTGGGCCTTGACAAGGATACTATGACATTGATGCCGGGTGGAGCCGTACCTGAAATGGCAAAGGctttggaaaatttacaagCTGTTTTGGCGGCTGCAGGATCTGGCGTCGATAAGGTCGTGAAAGCTACCATTTTTGTTGAGGATATGGGAGACTTTGCAAACATTAATGAAGAGTACAAGAAAG TTTTCACAAAAGACTTTCCTGCTAGATCTTGTGTACAAGTCGCTAAGCTACCAATGAACGCTAAGGTCGAAATTGAAGTGGTTGCATTAACTGGTGAGGTGGAAACTGTTTCCGTTTAA
- the LOC119077689 gene encoding putative gustatory receptor 28b has protein sequence MFTINSQKDKPLCIYGVFRPLYIIARVFGFFPFSLNLETNDIRFTTIDLFVFVVQVAIYSCTTYLNIIYNLVEFLVMSALLAQGLRIGVIFGLLNSIAFLFADLCHRHQAFDIFILYQDFDLQMRFFGSTLNNTQIKRHVHIYVFVWIAISVVYAGVSLWIMDNFFNFISIALLFLSFFISTAVFGVALSIYAFLIFNIRMRFRLLNETLRKLPIKTADVSVVKVTNKASNLLANIMKLAELHDKLNTILDLVNKCYSIQAMFAFAVSFTFVVFSFFGIYRGWTTNTGNNEQFLLSVVLTMWASYYMFFVMNVLWAGQSSKSEGKFTAVLVHRAINKCHDMEVIERLMAFSNQISHRIPDANCKLFSFDWTLLFSIVAATSTYLIILIQFDASGYKPPSFGINNFTLLVN, from the exons atgtttacaattaaTTCGCAAAAGGATAAGCCACTCTGCATATACGGTGTATTTCGTCCCCTTTACATTATAGCCCGAGTGTTTGgcttttttccattttccctAAATCTAGAGACCAATGACATTCGTTTCACAACTATCGATTTGTTCGTATTTGTGGTACAAGTGGCAATCTATTCCTGTACCACGTACCTGAACATTATCTACAATCTTGTGGAATTTTTGGTTATGTCAGCACTACTGGCACAAGGATTGCGAATTGGCGTAATATTTGGATTGTTGAATTCAATTGCATTTCTGTTTGCGGATTTGTGTCATCGCCATCAAGCCTTTGATATATTCATATTGTATCAGGATTTCGATTTGCAG ATGCGATTTTTCGGATCGACCTTGAATAACACGCAGATCAAACGACACGTTCACATATACGTTTTTGTGTGGATTGCAATATCTGTTGTTTATGCTGGTGTTTCATTGTGGATTATGGACAACTTTTTTAACTTCATTTCTATTGCCCTActctttttatcatttttcataTCAACCGCTGTTTTTGGAGTAGCACTATCGATCTATGCATTTCTTATTTTCAACATTAGGATGCGATTTCGCTTACTGAATGAGACTTTGAG AAAATTGCCGATAAAAACAGCAGACGTTAGTGTCGTTAAGGTAACTAACAAGGCTAGTAATTTGCTTGCTAATATTATGAAACTAGCCGAACTGCACGATAAGCTAAACACTATTTTGGACCTAGTAAATAAATGCTACTCGATTCAG GCAATGTTCGCTTTCGCTGTAAGTTTCACGTTTGTAGTATTTAGCTTTTTTGGTATTTATCGTGGTTGGACTACGAATACTGGTAACAATGAACAATTTCTCCTATCCGTGGTACTGACGATGTGGGCCTCCTATTACATGTTTTTCGTAATGAACGTTTTGTGGGCTGGTCAATCATCGAAAAGCGAG ggGAAGTTTACTGCAGTACTAGTACATCGAGCAATCAACAAGTGTCATGATATGGAGGTCATTGAAAGG TTGATGGCATTTTCTAACCAAATCAGCCACAGAATTCCGGATGCgaattgtaaattattttcttttgactgGACATTACTATTTTCG ATTGTCGCAGCCACATCAACCTACTTAATAATTCTCATACAATTTGATGCTTCCGGCTACAAACCACCGTCGTTcggaataaataattttactcTACTGGTcaactga